A single window of Acidimicrobiales bacterium DNA harbors:
- the ppa gene encoding inorganic pyrophosphatase: METSQPVSECIEVVVEIPRGSRNKYEMDHETGVIRLDRRLFSATVYPADYGFIPETLAEDGDPLDALVLVEDPTFPGCHVTARPVGMLVMEDEKGRDVKIISVPPHEPRFAEVLELDDLHEELLAEIRHFFEVYKTLEPRKHSVAGDYLGRDAAWAEIQACRRRFAERKG; the protein is encoded by the coding sequence ATGGAGACTAGTCAGCCGGTGAGCGAATGCATCGAGGTGGTCGTAGAGATACCACGGGGCAGCCGCAACAAGTACGAGATGGATCACGAGACGGGAGTCATCCGGTTGGACAGACGTCTGTTCTCGGCGACGGTCTATCCTGCGGACTACGGCTTCATCCCCGAGACTTTGGCGGAAGACGGTGATCCGCTCGATGCTCTCGTGTTGGTCGAGGATCCGACCTTCCCCGGATGCCACGTGACCGCGAGACCGGTGGGCATGCTGGTGATGGAGGACGAGAAGGGCCGTGACGTAAAGATCATCTCCGTACCCCCGCACGAACCTCGTTTCGCGGAGGTGCTCGAGTTGGACGATCTCCACGAGGAGCTACTCGCCGAGATCAGGCATTTCTTCGAGGTGTACAAGACCTTGGAACCGAGAAAGCATTCGGTGGCCGGGGACTACCTCGGCAGGGACGCCGCGTGGGCCGAGATTCAGGCGTGCAGGAGGCGGTTCGCAGAGCGGAAAGGCTGA